Proteins encoded within one genomic window of Amycolatopsis sp. 2-15:
- the purQ gene encoding phosphoribosylformylglycinamidine synthase subunit PurQ, with the protein MSARIGVITFPGTLDDGDAARAVRYADAEAVPLWHADADLRGVDGVVVPGGFSYGDYLRAGVIARFAPVMTSVIDAARKGMPVLGICNGFQILCEAGLLPGAMIRNVGLHFVCRDQWLRVEDNDTAWTSRYDKGAEILIPLKNNDGCYMADQSTLDMLEAEGRVAFRYVDGNPNGSRNDIAGVRSENGRIVGLMPHPEHAIDALTGPSDDGLGMFLSAVDAFAKA; encoded by the coding sequence GTGAGCGCGCGCATCGGCGTCATCACCTTCCCGGGCACCCTCGACGACGGCGACGCCGCCCGCGCGGTCCGCTACGCCGACGCCGAGGCCGTGCCCCTGTGGCACGCCGACGCCGACCTGCGCGGCGTCGACGGCGTGGTCGTACCCGGCGGCTTCTCCTACGGCGACTACCTGCGCGCCGGCGTGATCGCCCGCTTCGCGCCGGTGATGACGTCGGTCATCGACGCCGCCCGAAAGGGCATGCCGGTCCTCGGCATCTGCAACGGCTTCCAGATCCTCTGCGAAGCCGGCCTGCTGCCCGGCGCGATGATCCGCAACGTCGGCCTGCACTTCGTCTGCCGCGACCAGTGGCTGCGCGTCGAGGACAACGACACGGCCTGGACCAGCCGCTACGACAAGGGCGCGGAGATCCTCATTCCGCTCAAGAACAACGACGGCTGCTACATGGCCGACCAGTCCACTTTGGACATGCTGGAGGCCGAGGGCCGCGTCGCGTTCCGCTACGTGGACGGCAACCCCAACGGCTCCCGCAACGACATCGCCGGCGTCCGCAGCGAAAACGGCCGCATCGTCGGCCTCATGCCCCACCCGGAACACGCGATCGACGCGCTGACCGGGCCGTCGGACGACGGGCTGGGCATGTTCCTGAGCGCGGTCGACGCGTTCGCGAAGGCCTGA
- a CDS encoding MFS transporter, translated as MAPLAFTTVAAAVTGSYRLGGVLMAVYVVAEMAGAVPVGRLLDRVGTARGLRVLLGVVALGLTAAAMAAEARVNEAALIALIVIPGLAGGAVAGGFRALLAAIVHERQLTRAVAVDAMILDGVLVAGPVLVAVASLTGPFVPLFAMAGAAAAAASFVPGRVTEPRAEKRPEVPFKACLPWLGCQFTVGLLLSTIEVAPLPLVERLDAPAAAAPGVIGLLCGASIAGSAIYAWRGRDRGPRLFLAGFVAGGTLVAADLGWVGLVAGVVLIGGATGPLVTIASVNLQRLLPENRRSEGFSVSFTVQSCGFGLGSLAVGVLPLWLAPLPGVAAAVSIGWFRRPFPRGARRCDADRSVGRLLALRQQPRSLNHNAEEQGRRR; from the coding sequence ATGGCGCCACTCGCGTTCACGACGGTGGCCGCGGCAGTGACCGGGTCGTATCGGCTCGGGGGTGTACTGATGGCCGTCTACGTGGTGGCCGAGATGGCTGGAGCGGTGCCCGTCGGGAGACTGCTGGATCGAGTCGGGACGGCGCGCGGTCTCCGGGTGCTGCTAGGCGTGGTCGCACTGGGGCTGACCGCCGCGGCGATGGCGGCCGAGGCGAGAGTCAACGAAGCGGCGTTGATCGCACTCATCGTCATCCCCGGGCTGGCAGGGGGCGCGGTCGCGGGTGGGTTCCGGGCGTTGCTGGCGGCGATCGTCCACGAACGCCAGCTGACCAGGGCCGTTGCCGTCGACGCGATGATTCTCGACGGCGTACTCGTGGCCGGGCCCGTGCTCGTGGCTGTGGCGAGCCTGACTGGTCCGTTCGTGCCGTTGTTCGCGATGGCCGGCGCGGCGGCCGCGGCCGCGAGTTTCGTGCCCGGGCGGGTCACCGAACCAAGGGCCGAAAAACGACCCGAAGTCCCCTTCAAAGCCTGCCTGCCCTGGCTCGGGTGTCAGTTCACCGTCGGGCTGTTGCTGTCGACGATCGAGGTCGCGCCGCTACCCCTGGTCGAGCGCCTCGACGCACCCGCCGCGGCGGCGCCGGGAGTCATCGGCCTGCTGTGCGGCGCGAGCATTGCCGGCAGCGCGATCTACGCGTGGCGCGGGCGCGATCGGGGGCCGAGGCTGTTCCTCGCCGGCTTCGTCGCGGGTGGGACGCTCGTCGCGGCCGACCTCGGCTGGGTGGGCCTCGTCGCCGGAGTCGTGCTCATCGGCGGCGCGACCGGACCGCTCGTGACGATCGCGTCCGTCAACCTGCAGCGCCTGCTGCCGGAGAACCGCAGGTCGGAAGGGTTCTCGGTGTCGTTCACGGTGCAGTCGTGCGGGTTCGGGCTCGGGTCGCTGGCCGTGGGGGTGCTGCCGCTGTGGCTGGCGCCGCTGCCGGGTGTCGCGGCCGCGGTCTCGATCGGGTGGTTTCGACGACCCTTTCCCCGTGGTGCCCGCCGATGCGATGCTGACCGGAGCGTCGGGCGACTATTGGCACTGCGTCAGCAACCTCGTAGCCTGAACCACAACGCCGAAGAGCAGGGGAGACGCCGATGA
- a CDS encoding aldehyde dehydrogenase family protein — protein MTAVQPKPTSVGETFDSLSPATDEVVGTYPVHTAEDVRAAVERARVAAEWWDGLGFAGRADRLRQWKGVITRRLPQLCQVVRDETGKPIADAQLESVLAIEHIAWASKHARKYLGRHRRSAGLLMSNQAATVEYRPLGVVGVIGPWNYPVYTPLGSVTYALAAGNAVVFKPSEYTPGVGKWLVDAFNEVVPEQPVLQLITGFGETGGALVTSGVDKIAFTGSTATGKKIMAAAANTLTPVVIEAGGKDPVLVDADANLDAAADATVWGAFSNSGQTCIGVERVYVHERVHDEFVAKVVEKSQNVRAGSDEDAQYGPVTMPSQLAVIRRHIADALQRGGRAVLGGVDSVGDRYAQPTILVDVPEDSEAVREETFGPTVTIAKVRDMDEAVDKANATTYGLGSTVFSKSRGVELAARLRTGMTSINAPLSFAGIASLPFGGVGDSGYGRIHGPEGLREFARTKAVARQRFTAPITLTSFNRKESTDALVAKLITVMHGKR, from the coding sequence ATGACCGCCGTCCAGCCGAAGCCGACCTCGGTCGGCGAAACCTTCGATTCGCTCAGCCCGGCGACCGACGAGGTCGTGGGCACGTACCCGGTGCACACCGCCGAAGACGTGCGCGCGGCCGTCGAGCGGGCGCGCGTGGCGGCGGAGTGGTGGGACGGGCTGGGCTTCGCGGGGCGCGCCGACCGGCTGCGGCAGTGGAAGGGCGTGATCACGCGCCGCCTGCCGCAGCTGTGCCAGGTCGTGCGCGACGAGACCGGCAAGCCGATCGCCGACGCCCAGCTCGAGTCCGTGCTCGCCATCGAGCACATCGCGTGGGCCTCGAAGCACGCGCGCAAGTACCTCGGCCGCCACCGCCGTTCCGCGGGCCTGCTCATGTCGAACCAAGCGGCCACGGTGGAGTACCGGCCGCTCGGCGTCGTCGGCGTGATCGGCCCGTGGAACTACCCCGTGTACACGCCGCTCGGTTCGGTCACCTACGCGCTGGCTGCCGGCAACGCCGTGGTCTTCAAGCCCAGCGAGTACACCCCGGGCGTCGGCAAGTGGCTGGTCGACGCGTTCAACGAGGTCGTGCCGGAGCAGCCCGTGCTGCAGCTGATCACCGGGTTCGGCGAGACCGGCGGAGCGCTCGTGACGTCGGGTGTGGACAAGATCGCGTTCACCGGCTCCACCGCCACCGGCAAGAAGATCATGGCCGCGGCGGCCAACACGCTCACCCCGGTCGTGATCGAGGCCGGCGGCAAGGACCCCGTGCTCGTGGACGCCGACGCCAACCTCGACGCCGCCGCCGACGCCACCGTGTGGGGTGCCTTCTCCAACTCCGGCCAGACCTGCATCGGCGTCGAGCGGGTGTACGTCCACGAGCGCGTGCACGACGAGTTCGTCGCCAAGGTGGTGGAAAAGTCGCAGAACGTGCGCGCCGGCTCCGACGAGGACGCGCAGTACGGCCCCGTCACCATGCCCTCGCAGCTGGCTGTGATCCGCCGCCACATCGCTGACGCCCTCCAACGCGGCGGCCGCGCCGTTCTCGGGGGTGTGGACAGCGTCGGCGATCGTTATGCGCAACCCACCATTCTCGTCGACGTGCCGGAAGACTCCGAAGCCGTGCGCGAGGAGACGTTCGGCCCGACGGTCACCATCGCCAAGGTCCGCGACATGGACGAGGCGGTGGACAAAGCCAACGCCACCACGTACGGCCTCGGCTCCACGGTGTTCTCCAAGTCCCGCGGCGTCGAGCTCGCCGCGCGGCTGCGCACGGGCATGACCTCGATCAACGCGCCGCTCTCGTTCGCCGGCATCGCGTCGCTGCCCTTCGGCGGCGTCGGCGACTCGGGCTACGGCCGTATCCACGGGCCCGAGGGGCTGCGCGAGTTCGCCCGGACCAAGGCCGTCGCGCGGCAGCGCTTCACCGCGCCGATCACCCTGACTTCCTTCAATCGCAAGGAATCCACCGACGCGCTGGTCGCCAAGCTCATCACGGTCATGCACGGCAAGCGCTAG
- a CDS encoding GMC family oxidoreductase: MAGQDSFDYVIVGAGSAGCVLAARLSEDPAARVLLLEAGGEDTADEIHIPAAFASLFKTRWDWNYETVEQKHTGKTAYWPRGKMLGGSSSINAMIYIRGNRADYDGWRDSHGATGWGWDDVLPYFKRAEANQRLGGPLHGTDGPLQVEDRRFTHELSSAWVDSAVAWGLKRTDDFNGETQEGAGVYQVTCKRGRRWSTADAYLRPALSRPNLTVHTHAQATRVVFEGTRAVGVTYLHKGVEVTARADAEVLLSGGAVNSPQLLMLSGVGPAEHLRELGIDVVAGLAGVGANLHDHPAAGIIWSTKGTTDLVDAATPAGLVRWQLTRRGPLASNIGEAGAFFPTRDGLAAPDMQIHVAPTLFYDNGFREPTVPGFTSAATLVDVASRGRLRLKSANPLWKPEIDPAYYAEPIDLDTMKTALRSLIDIGKSGPLARFLDKPFLPTTHDLSDDALTDHIRENTQTLYHPVGTCAMGSDEHAVVDPSLKVRGVEGLRVVDASVMPVVPRGNTNAPTIMVAEKAADLIRGRSA; the protein is encoded by the coding sequence GTGGCCGGTCAGGACTCGTTCGACTACGTCATCGTCGGCGCGGGCAGCGCGGGCTGCGTGCTGGCGGCCCGGCTGAGCGAGGATCCGGCCGCCCGGGTGCTGCTGCTCGAGGCCGGCGGCGAGGACACCGCCGACGAGATCCACATCCCGGCCGCGTTCGCGTCGCTGTTCAAGACGCGGTGGGACTGGAACTACGAGACCGTCGAGCAGAAGCACACCGGCAAGACCGCCTACTGGCCGCGCGGCAAGATGCTCGGCGGCAGCTCGTCGATCAACGCGATGATCTACATCCGCGGTAACCGCGCCGACTACGACGGCTGGCGCGATTCCCACGGCGCCACCGGCTGGGGCTGGGACGACGTGCTGCCGTACTTCAAGCGCGCCGAGGCCAACCAGCGCCTCGGCGGACCACTGCACGGCACCGACGGCCCGCTGCAGGTCGAAGACCGCCGCTTCACCCACGAGCTGTCCAGCGCGTGGGTCGACAGCGCCGTGGCCTGGGGCCTGAAGCGCACCGACGACTTCAACGGCGAGACCCAGGAAGGCGCCGGCGTCTACCAGGTCACCTGCAAGCGCGGGCGGCGCTGGTCCACCGCCGACGCGTACCTGCGGCCCGCGTTGTCGCGGCCGAACCTGACTGTCCACACCCACGCGCAGGCCACGCGGGTGGTGTTCGAGGGCACGCGCGCGGTGGGCGTGACGTACCTGCACAAGGGCGTCGAGGTCACGGCGCGCGCCGACGCGGAGGTGCTGCTTTCGGGGGGCGCGGTGAACTCGCCGCAGCTGCTGATGCTGTCCGGCGTCGGGCCGGCCGAGCACCTGCGTGAGCTGGGCATCGACGTCGTCGCCGGCTTGGCGGGCGTCGGTGCGAACCTGCACGACCACCCGGCGGCCGGCATCATCTGGTCGACCAAGGGCACCACCGACCTCGTCGACGCGGCCACCCCGGCCGGCCTGGTCCGCTGGCAGCTGACGCGGCGCGGGCCGCTCGCGTCGAACATCGGCGAGGCAGGCGCGTTCTTCCCGACCCGCGACGGTCTCGCCGCTCCCGACATGCAGATCCACGTCGCGCCGACGTTGTTCTACGACAACGGTTTCCGCGAACCCACCGTCCCGGGCTTCACCTCGGCGGCGACGCTGGTCGACGTCGCCAGCCGCGGCCGGCTGCGGCTGAAGTCGGCGAATCCCTTGTGGAAGCCGGAAATCGACCCGGCGTACTACGCGGAGCCGATCGACCTGGACACCATGAAGACGGCGCTGCGGTCGCTGATCGACATCGGCAAGTCGGGGCCGCTCGCGCGGTTCCTGGACAAACCCTTCCTGCCCACCACCCACGACCTCTCCGACGACGCCCTCACCGACCACATCCGCGAGAACACCCAGACGCTCTACCACCCGGTGGGCACCTGCGCGATGGGTTCGGACGAGCACGCGGTGGTCGACCCTTCGCTGAAGGTGCGCGGGGTGGAGGGCCTGCGGGTCGTCGACGCCTCGGTGATGCCGGTGGTCCCGCGCGGCAACACGAACGCCCCGACGATCATGGTGGCGGAGAAAGCGGCGGATTTGATCCGGGGTCGTTCGGCCTAG
- the purS gene encoding phosphoribosylformylglycinamidine synthase subunit PurS, with protein sequence MARVVVDVMPKPEILDPQGQAVARALPRLGFTGVTEVRQGKHFELEVDDTVDDETLAKIAEGFLANPVIEQWTIRRVDA encoded by the coding sequence GTGGCCCGAGTCGTCGTCGACGTCATGCCGAAACCCGAGATCCTCGACCCGCAGGGCCAGGCGGTGGCCCGCGCGCTGCCGCGGCTGGGGTTCACCGGCGTCACGGAAGTGCGCCAGGGCAAGCACTTCGAGCTCGAAGTCGACGACACCGTCGACGACGAGACGCTCGCCAAGATCGCCGAAGGCTTCCTCGCGAACCCCGTGATCGAGCAGTGGACCATCCGCCGGGTGGACGCGTGA
- a CDS encoding alpha-hydroxy-acid oxidizing protein yields MTRYGDFQNEIYFAGLTGRVPTMPMVYADLEARAAQALPPSVLSYVAGGAGDEATQRGNVDAFARWGLMPRMFVGAKERDLSVDLFGFKLASPLFMAPVGVVGICTQDGHGDLATARAAARTGVPMVASTLSADPLDQVAGEFGETPGFFQLYTPTDRELAASLVQRAEAAGFKGIVVTLDTWVTGWRPRDLTTANFPQLRGHCLANYFTDPVFLRLLGKAPEEDPMAAVGLWAQLFGNALTWDDLPWLRSLTSLPLIVKGIQHPDDARRAIDGGVDGIYCSNHGGRQANGGLPALDCLAGVVDASGDTPVLFDSGVRSGADIVKALALGARAVGVGRPYVWGLALGGVDGAVHVLRSLLAEADLIMAVDGYPTPADLTRESLRRVG; encoded by the coding sequence ATGACGCGTTACGGCGATTTCCAGAACGAGATCTACTTCGCCGGGCTCACCGGCCGCGTCCCGACCATGCCGATGGTCTACGCCGACCTCGAAGCCCGTGCCGCGCAGGCACTCCCGCCTTCGGTGCTGTCCTATGTGGCCGGTGGCGCCGGCGACGAGGCGACCCAGCGCGGCAACGTCGACGCGTTCGCGCGCTGGGGCCTGATGCCCCGGATGTTCGTCGGAGCCAAGGAACGCGACCTGTCGGTGGACCTGTTCGGGTTCAAGCTGGCGTCGCCGCTGTTCATGGCGCCGGTGGGCGTCGTCGGCATTTGCACCCAGGACGGCCACGGCGACCTCGCCACCGCCCGGGCCGCCGCGCGCACGGGCGTGCCGATGGTCGCGTCGACGCTGTCGGCCGACCCGTTGGACCAGGTCGCGGGCGAGTTCGGGGAGACGCCGGGGTTTTTCCAGCTCTACACGCCGACTGACCGCGAGCTGGCCGCGTCTTTGGTGCAGCGCGCCGAAGCGGCCGGGTTCAAGGGGATCGTGGTCACGCTCGACACGTGGGTCACCGGATGGCGCCCGCGCGACCTGACCACGGCGAACTTCCCGCAGCTGCGCGGTCATTGTCTCGCCAACTACTTCACGGACCCCGTCTTCCTTCGGCTGCTCGGCAAGGCGCCCGAAGAGGACCCGATGGCGGCCGTCGGACTGTGGGCCCAGCTCTTCGGCAACGCGCTGACCTGGGACGACCTGCCGTGGCTGCGGTCACTGACGTCGCTGCCCCTGATCGTGAAGGGCATCCAGCACCCGGACGACGCCCGGCGCGCCATCGACGGCGGCGTCGACGGCATCTACTGCTCCAACCACGGCGGGCGCCAGGCCAACGGCGGCCTCCCGGCGCTCGACTGCCTCGCCGGTGTCGTCGACGCCTCCGGCGACACGCCGGTGCTGTTCGACTCCGGCGTCCGCTCGGGCGCGGACATCGTCAAGGCGCTGGCGTTGGGCGCGCGGGCCGTGGGCGTCGGCCGGCCCTACGTCTGGGGCCTCGCGCTGGGCGGCGTCGACGGCGCCGTCCACGTCCTCCGCAGCCTCCTCGCCGAAGCCGACCTGATCATGGCCGTCGACGGCTACCCGACGCCGGCGGACCTCACGCGCGAGAGCCTGAGGAGGGTTGGTTAG
- a CDS encoding TetR/AcrR family transcriptional regulator, with the protein MNRSTRARPTDDELLDAARTVFVECGFRATTMNAIAERSRSTKPTLYAHFGDKDSLYRRLLDREAAACRARLFAEYERNDGLGLRAQVAADTQALFDYAAAEPDGFRLLFGVDITSDTIAVRERLLADIDEQVTRRIRAYLTAHGLPPRADERQLANILVGVATTSARHAIDHGLDLPSAARLAADFSTAALINLPAG; encoded by the coding sequence ATGAACCGCTCCACTCGCGCCCGCCCCACCGACGACGAACTGCTCGACGCCGCCCGGACGGTCTTCGTGGAGTGCGGCTTCCGCGCCACCACCATGAACGCGATCGCCGAGCGCAGCCGTTCCACCAAACCCACGCTGTACGCCCACTTCGGCGACAAGGACTCCCTCTACCGCCGCCTGCTCGACCGCGAGGCCGCGGCCTGCCGCGCGCGGCTGTTCGCCGAATACGAACGCAACGACGGCCTCGGCCTGCGCGCCCAGGTCGCCGCCGATACCCAGGCCCTGTTCGACTACGCCGCCGCCGAACCCGACGGCTTCCGCCTCCTGTTCGGCGTCGACATCACCAGCGACACCATCGCGGTGCGCGAACGCCTCCTCGCCGACATCGACGAACAGGTCACCCGTCGCATCCGCGCCTACCTCACCGCCCACGGCCTCCCCCCACGCGCCGACGAACGCCAGCTCGCCAACATCCTCGTGGGCGTCGCCACGACCTCCGCCCGCCACGCAATCGACCACGGCCTCGACCTGCCGTCGGCGGCCCGGCTCGCGGCGGACTTCTCGACGGCGGCGTTGATCAACCTCCCGGCCGGCTAA
- a CDS encoding ABC transporter ATP-binding protein, whose protein sequence is MKRLPLASGRDVRRWAARTAAEHRREFSVMLGLFCLATLIGLTGPQLLGLLVQGVVDGDSTVRVDLLAVGFVVALLLQAWAKKAARLRGRMFGERVLAQTRERFVANSLSLPLGTVEAAGTGDLLSRATSDISRLDHAVRFAAPEILIAVVTVLLTTVAMIATSPLLALALLVALPLLVPVNIWYQRRIPKLMAWMLDRWGDLQSATHETVEGARTTEALSLTDRRILLGRDALDEAVLGERRMRALQLRWLPSLEISYVLPIAALLGLGFFAYSQGWAQLGTITTMLAYAQAMTAPLNEALFWMEDLQVALAAARRILGVQPAPARAEVTTVPAGRDLEVRDVHFGYTADREVLHGIDLSVPRGERLAIVGPSGAGKSTLGRLLAGISAPTSGSIRVGGTEVSSLAEDLLRGEVLLLTQEHHTFSGSLRENLSLPARRDGGDWTDAELLAALTSAGAAEWFASLPEGLDTRLGSGAYAVPAALAQQLALARVVLADPHTLVLDEATSLLDTGSARELERSLNAVLEGRTVIAIAHRLHTAAAADRVAVVEGGRITELGSHSELLAADGPYARLVAAAT, encoded by the coding sequence GTGAAACGGCTCCCCCTCGCCTCGGGTCGCGACGTGCGGCGCTGGGCGGCACGCACGGCCGCCGAGCACCGGCGTGAGTTCTCGGTGATGCTCGGGCTGTTCTGCCTGGCCACGCTGATCGGGCTGACCGGGCCGCAGCTGCTCGGCCTGCTCGTGCAGGGCGTCGTCGACGGCGACAGCACGGTGCGCGTCGACCTGCTGGCCGTGGGTTTCGTGGTGGCGCTGCTGCTGCAGGCCTGGGCGAAGAAGGCGGCGCGCCTGCGTGGCCGCATGTTCGGCGAGCGCGTGCTGGCGCAGACGCGCGAGCGGTTCGTGGCCAACTCGCTGAGCCTGCCGCTCGGCACGGTCGAGGCCGCCGGCACCGGCGACCTGCTCAGCCGCGCGACGAGTGACATCAGCCGCCTCGACCACGCCGTGCGCTTCGCGGCACCGGAGATCCTGATCGCGGTGGTGACGGTGCTGCTGACCACCGTCGCGATGATCGCAACGTCGCCGCTGCTGGCGCTGGCGCTGCTCGTGGCGCTGCCGCTGCTGGTGCCCGTGAACATCTGGTACCAGCGCCGGATCCCCAAGCTGATGGCCTGGATGCTCGACCGCTGGGGCGACCTGCAGTCGGCCACGCACGAGACCGTCGAGGGCGCGCGGACCACCGAGGCGCTGAGCCTCACCGACCGCCGCATCCTGCTGGGCCGGGACGCCCTGGACGAGGCCGTGCTCGGCGAACGCCGCATGCGCGCGCTGCAGCTGCGGTGGCTGCCGTCGCTGGAGATCAGCTACGTGCTGCCGATCGCCGCATTGCTGGGCCTCGGTTTCTTCGCGTACTCGCAGGGCTGGGCGCAGCTGGGCACGATCACGACGATGCTGGCCTACGCCCAGGCCATGACGGCGCCGCTGAACGAGGCGCTGTTCTGGATGGAGGACCTGCAGGTGGCGCTGGCGGCGGCGCGCCGAATCCTGGGTGTGCAGCCGGCTCCGGCTCGTGCCGAGGTGACCACGGTGCCGGCCGGGCGCGACCTCGAGGTGCGCGACGTCCACTTCGGGTACACGGCCGATCGCGAGGTGCTGCACGGGATCGACCTGTCGGTACCGCGGGGCGAGCGCTTGGCGATCGTCGGGCCTTCGGGTGCCGGCAAGTCGACGCTGGGGCGGCTGCTCGCGGGCATCTCGGCGCCGACGTCGGGCTCGATTCGTGTCGGTGGCACGGAGGTTTCGTCGCTGGCGGAGGATCTGCTGCGCGGTGAGGTGCTGTTGCTGACGCAGGAACACCACACGTTCTCGGGTTCGCTGCGGGAAAACCTGTCGCTGCCGGCTCGGCGTGATGGCGGCGACTGGACGGACGCGGAGCTCCTGGCCGCGTTGACTTCGGCGGGTGCGGCGGAGTGGTTCGCTTCGCTGCCGGAGGGCTTGGACACGCGACTGGGTTCCGGTGCGTACGCGGTTCCGGCGGCGTTGGCGCAGCAGCTGGCGCTGGCGCGGGTCGTGCTGGCTGATCCGCACACGCTGGTCCTGGACGAGGCGACTTCGTTGCTGGACACGGGTTCCGCGCGTGAGCTGGAGCGCTCGCTGAACGCCGTGCTGGAGGGCCGCACGGTGATCGCCATCGCCCACCGCCTCCACACGGCCGCCGCGGCCGACCGCGTCGCCGTGGTCGAGGGCGGTCGGATCACGGAGCTGGGCTCGCACTCGGAACTGCTGGCGGCCGACGGGCCGTACGCACGGTTGGTGGCCGCGGCCACGTAA
- a CDS encoding serine hydrolase domain-containing protein, with the protein MRRRVVASLTAALLLVTALVIPGMATAAPRQGCTLPAEGTAFETASPAEEAMDPAAVDAAVAYAQTHLRASVQIFRYDCRIGRGLLDPVTDHVPVEIFSSTKSVVSILTGIAYDQHRIGLDDPIGKYLPAGMGDAAHRAVTIRDLLTETSGLDEAILSEFATIGTDPDIAQEALAQPLTHEPGTHFEYSQRTPDLLSAVLQRAVGEDLQDFAQRELFDPLGIPRGSYLWLRDRAGNSYGYANLFIPPAQFAKLGLLMQHDGSWRGQRVVSSDYLTQARANTPTNPCYGFLFWHNGGSSCTSANFPHAQTVAGPMIGSAPDDLFAMVGALQQNNFMIPSLGITVTWTGALGDTSLNLAGLLSASPSGSNLYYNFFRILLRGVQDTPVPDPGPFRMPPLDLDVNPVNYLDPAVLLRDLSPNAQCNVLICRQPG; encoded by the coding sequence ATGCGTCGACGCGTGGTCGCCTCACTCACCGCGGCATTGCTGCTGGTGACGGCTCTGGTCATCCCCGGCATGGCGACCGCCGCGCCGCGTCAGGGCTGCACGCTCCCCGCGGAAGGCACCGCATTCGAAACGGCGTCGCCCGCCGAGGAGGCGATGGATCCCGCCGCTGTCGACGCCGCGGTGGCCTACGCGCAGACCCACCTGCGCGCCTCCGTCCAGATCTTCCGCTACGACTGCCGGATCGGCCGCGGCCTGCTCGACCCGGTCACCGATCACGTGCCGGTGGAGATCTTCAGCTCCACCAAGTCGGTCGTCTCGATCCTCACCGGGATCGCCTACGACCAGCACCGGATCGGGCTCGACGACCCGATCGGCAAGTACCTGCCCGCCGGGATGGGCGACGCGGCGCACCGCGCCGTCACGATCCGCGACCTGCTCACCGAGACCTCCGGGCTGGACGAGGCGATCCTGTCGGAGTTCGCGACCATCGGCACCGACCCGGACATCGCGCAGGAAGCGCTGGCCCAGCCGCTCACCCACGAGCCGGGCACGCACTTCGAGTACAGCCAGCGCACGCCCGACCTGCTCTCGGCGGTGCTCCAGCGCGCCGTCGGCGAGGATTTGCAGGACTTCGCGCAGCGGGAGCTGTTCGACCCGCTCGGCATTCCGCGCGGCAGCTACCTCTGGCTGCGCGACCGGGCCGGGAACAGCTACGGCTACGCGAACCTGTTCATCCCGCCGGCCCAGTTCGCGAAGCTCGGGCTGCTGATGCAACACGACGGCAGCTGGCGCGGGCAGCGCGTCGTCTCGAGCGACTACCTCACGCAGGCGCGGGCGAACACGCCCACCAACCCGTGTTACGGCTTCCTGTTCTGGCACAACGGCGGCAGCTCGTGCACCTCGGCCAACTTCCCCCACGCGCAGACGGTGGCGGGGCCGATGATCGGCAGCGCGCCCGACGACCTGTTCGCCATGGTCGGCGCCTTGCAGCAGAACAACTTCATGATCCCGAGCCTCGGCATCACGGTCACCTGGACCGGCGCGCTCGGCGACACGTCGCTGAACCTGGCCGGCCTGCTGAGTGCGTCGCCGTCAGGCTCGAACCTCTACTACAACTTCTTCCGCATCCTGCTGCGCGGCGTTCAGGACACGCCCGTGCCCGACCCCGGGCCGTTCCGGATGCCGCCGCTGGACCTCGATGTGAACCCGGTCAACTACCTGGACCCGGCCGTACTGCTGCGGGATCTGTCGCCCAATGCCCAGTGCAACGTGTTGATCTGCCGGCAGCCCGGCTGA
- a CDS encoding TIGR02452 family protein: MSSRLRNIAAETVRIVERGQYGEVVIRDQVALARKGTRLYLPTDEVSAPEARVAPSIEVTNESSTAAARRLGGDVACLVFASARNPGGGFLNGAQAQEEAIARSSALYACLLEAREFYEHHRANSDLRYSDRVIHSPGVPVFRDDSGALLSEATSVSFLTAAAPNLGAIRRNQPEHEASVPAVLERRADRVVEIAASRGHRKLVLGAWGCGVFENDPAVVAGAFRKALDARPHFEHVTFAVLDRRAGEPAYAAFARTFGR, translated from the coding sequence GTGAGCAGCAGGTTGAGGAACATCGCCGCGGAGACCGTGCGGATCGTCGAGCGCGGTCAATACGGCGAGGTCGTGATTCGGGATCAGGTGGCGCTCGCGCGCAAGGGCACGCGGCTGTACCTGCCGACCGACGAGGTTTCCGCCCCCGAGGCCCGAGTCGCGCCGAGCATCGAGGTCACCAACGAATCGAGTACCGCGGCCGCGCGTCGGCTGGGTGGCGATGTCGCGTGCCTCGTGTTCGCCTCCGCGCGAAACCCCGGCGGCGGCTTCCTGAACGGGGCCCAAGCGCAGGAAGAGGCGATCGCCCGCAGCTCGGCGCTGTACGCGTGCCTGCTCGAAGCGCGGGAGTTCTACGAGCACCACCGCGCGAACAGCGACCTCCGCTACAGCGACCGCGTCATCCACTCGCCGGGGGTGCCGGTGTTCCGCGACGACAGTGGCGCTCTCTTGTCCGAGGCGACGTCCGTGTCGTTCCTGACCGCGGCGGCGCCGAACCTGGGCGCGATCAGGCGCAACCAGCCGGAGCACGAGGCCTCCGTGCCGGCCGTCCTTGAGCGGCGGGCCGACCGTGTCGTGGAGATCGCCGCGAGTCGCGGGCACCGCAAGCTCGTGCTGGGCGCGTGGGGCTGCGGGGTGTTCGAGAACGATCCGGCGGTTGTCGCCGGCGCGTTCCGGAAGGCTCTCGACGCCCGGCCACACTTCGAGCACGTCACGTTCGCCGTGCTGGACCGGCGTGCGGGCGAACCGGCCTACGCCGCGTTCGCCCGCACGTTCGGCCGGTGA